In a genomic window of Occallatibacter riparius:
- the larB gene encoding nickel pincer cofactor biosynthesis protein LarB has product MERAQLEALLNEVREGRTDIPDALERLRVLPFEDMGFAKLDHHRPLRTGMPEVIFASGKTIEHVTAIFVRMAQAGGNVLATRVSPECAQAVLAAEPRAVHHVTARCITLEQAVPPQGKGTVAVVCAGTSDLAVAEEAAVTARLMGNTVELIADVGVAGIHRLLAQRGSLQSARVLIVCAGMEGALPTVVGGLVNAPVIAVPTSIGYGASFGGLAALLGMLNTCSPNVCVVNIDNGFGAACIATLINRM; this is encoded by the coding sequence ATGGAACGCGCCCAGCTTGAAGCGCTGCTCAACGAGGTTCGTGAAGGCCGCACCGATATCCCCGATGCGCTGGAGCGTTTGCGCGTGTTGCCGTTTGAGGACATGGGCTTCGCCAAGCTTGATCACCATCGCCCCCTGCGCACCGGCATGCCCGAGGTGATCTTCGCTTCCGGCAAGACCATCGAGCACGTCACCGCGATCTTCGTCCGCATGGCGCAGGCTGGGGGCAACGTGCTGGCCACACGTGTCTCTCCGGAGTGCGCCCAGGCCGTGCTGGCCGCCGAGCCCCGCGCTGTGCATCACGTAACCGCCCGCTGCATCACGCTGGAACAGGCTGTCCCGCCGCAGGGCAAAGGCACCGTGGCCGTAGTTTGCGCCGGAACCAGCGACCTTGCCGTGGCAGAAGAGGCTGCTGTGACCGCCCGGTTGATGGGCAATACTGTCGAGCTCATCGCAGACGTCGGCGTCGCCGGGATTCATCGACTCCTCGCTCAGCGCGGATCGCTGCAGTCGGCGCGCGTCCTCATCGTGTGCGCGGGCATGGAGGGCGCGCTGCCGACCGTCGTGGGAGGACTGGTCAACGCGCCGGTCATCGCCGTGCCCACCAGCATTGGCTACGGAGCCAGCTTTGGCGGGCTGGCTGCGCTCCTGGGAATGCTTAACACCTGCTCGCCCAATGTGTGCGTGGTCAATATCGACAATGGCTTCGGCGCAGCCTGCATCGCCACCCTGATCAACCGCATGTAG